A single genomic interval of Terriglobus albidus harbors:
- a CDS encoding LysR family transcriptional regulator — translation MRLTQLRQADLNLLVIFAVFAEERNVSRAATRLLLSQPAVSRALQRLRDMFHDDLFVRSAGSYELTPQGQRLLGELEVMLPKLDRLLSGSNFDPANEQANFRIAVTDNGAAVLIPELCRDVLPKARKVRFEFVAWHSGTFDEVRHGSVDLTFAASIVEAPSPLQSQTIFDEEFVCVVDAKYPSRKAMSLEQYLQAEHICVSIQGGIQVAPDKPLAAKGYKRQIAIHVPYFEAAVRCVAGTKLMATVPRKFIAGAISNPAIKILKPPAEISTFRYVMTWHPRLNTDAAHTWLRATMREIGGRI, via the coding sequence ATGCGTTTGACGCAACTGCGACAGGCCGATCTCAATCTCCTGGTTATCTTCGCCGTCTTTGCCGAAGAGAGAAATGTTTCGCGCGCCGCGACACGGCTGCTGCTGAGCCAGCCGGCCGTGAGCCGGGCCTTACAGCGGCTGCGCGACATGTTCCATGACGATCTCTTTGTTCGATCGGCTGGGAGTTACGAGCTCACACCGCAGGGTCAGCGTCTGTTAGGTGAACTAGAAGTGATGCTGCCGAAGTTGGACCGCCTTTTGAGCGGCTCAAACTTCGATCCTGCGAACGAACAGGCGAACTTTCGGATTGCGGTGACGGACAATGGAGCCGCTGTCCTGATTCCTGAGCTCTGTCGCGATGTGCTGCCCAAAGCCAGGAAGGTGCGTTTCGAGTTTGTGGCCTGGCACAGCGGCACCTTTGACGAAGTAAGACATGGCAGCGTGGATTTGACCTTTGCTGCCAGCATCGTGGAGGCGCCCTCTCCTTTACAGAGCCAGACCATCTTTGATGAGGAATTTGTCTGCGTCGTCGATGCGAAGTATCCGTCGAGAAAGGCGATGAGCCTGGAGCAGTATCTTCAGGCGGAACATATCTGCGTCAGCATCCAGGGCGGGATACAGGTCGCGCCCGACAAGCCGCTGGCGGCCAAAGGATACAAGCGCCAGATTGCCATACACGTCCCGTATTTCGAAGCAGCCGTACGTTGTGTTGCGGGAACAAAGTTGATGGCGACAGTACCCAGGAAGTTCATCGCGGGAGCTATCTCCAACCCGGCGATCAAGATTCTGAAGCCACCTGCCGAGATCAGCACCTTCCGCTATGTGATGACGTGGCATCCGCGCCTGAATACGGATGCCGCGCACACCTGGCTTCGCGCCACGATGAGAGAGATCGGTGGAAGGATTTAG